One region of Polynucleobacter sp. Adler-ghost genomic DNA includes:
- a CDS encoding c-type cytochrome: MRSLKIAALLSGIYLSLVAPLSFAQDVSAKLAVCAACHGSDGNSAMVGVPSLAGQPKIFLENNLIMIREGIRDIPAMKGQLNGFTDPQIIALAKFYSTQPLKSEPGKRDDALHERGQLLSKQALCGTCHLPDYVGREQMPRLAGQREDYLLHTMRQFRSNQATGRDTIMAASLYGMNDDDLKAIAQYLSQLK, from the coding sequence GTGAGATCTTTGAAAATAGCGGCGTTACTCTCGGGGATTTATCTCTCCTTGGTTGCGCCGCTGTCATTTGCACAGGATGTCAGTGCCAAGTTGGCAGTTTGTGCTGCATGCCATGGGTCTGATGGTAATTCAGCCATGGTGGGGGTCCCTTCTCTTGCAGGGCAACCCAAAATATTTCTAGAAAATAATCTCATCATGATTCGCGAGGGTATTCGAGATATTCCCGCGATGAAGGGGCAGTTGAATGGATTTACTGACCCACAAATTATTGCCTTAGCCAAGTTCTACTCTACTCAGCCCTTGAAATCTGAACCGGGTAAACGGGATGATGCGCTTCATGAAAGGGGTCAGCTGCTTTCGAAGCAGGCACTTTGCGGGACATGCCACTTACCCGACTATGTTGGTCGTGAGCAAATGCCTAGACTTGCTGGGCAACGCGAGGATTACTTATTGCATACCATGCGTCAATTCCGAAGCAATCAAGCAACTGGGCGAGATACCATTATGGCGGCTTCCTTGTATGGTATGAATGATGATGATTTGAAAGCAATTGCGCAATATCTCTCGCAATTAAAATAA
- a CDS encoding xanthine dehydrogenase family protein molybdopterin-binding subunit, with protein sequence MTLNTLDTPLVNSARRDFIIKGTLVGGGLMLGVGALPEAFAQAGATYDPNTPTRFGDAEVNAWVSIKPDDTVFIRVARSEMGQGTRTGLAQLVTEELECNWRKVKTQSATPGQSLARKRVWGEHGTGGSRGIRISEDYVRRGAAAARIMLVQAAANQWNVPVSELKVDKGVITHIPTGRKTTYGKVAELASTLTPPDPKSITLKDPRTWKVAGQPYARLDTADKVNGSKVYGIDLQLPGMLCASVKSCPVFGGKLVSYDEAKISNLRGVKGIVKIDDSTLAVVADTWWHANTALNALPIVWDEGKAANTSQDGINKTLRDGLDEQGDFWQRKVGDAPEVIQSSAKKVEAIYFTPYRAHVTMEPMNATVKISGDRAEAWVPTQNGEGSHAALSEATGLPLANCEVYKLDSGCGLGRRGSTQDFTTYAAKVAQKFPGVPVKVIWSREEDMTQDFYHPIAMAKMTAGLDSTGNVTGMHIKVSGPSINARAAPHNIKNGKDERQLQGFYEKGPDAQLGYTFPNLLTEYVMKNTHIPVGPWRGVNTNQNGIFMECFMDECAQAAGKDPVQFRRALMQNHPKHLGVLNAVAKKAEWDKPLPAGTYRGVAQFMGYASYSACVAEVAVQNNVVKVNRLVFALDAGHIVNPYLAREQIEGSVAMALGAIFLPEITVEKGRIKQQNLDTYPLLKLSSTPRIETVLVPTYDFWGGVGEPTICVVGPAVANAISAAIGRPVRNFPLSKENLSLA encoded by the coding sequence ATGACACTCAATACACTAGACACTCCATTAGTTAATAGCGCACGTCGCGACTTCATTATTAAAGGCACCCTAGTAGGCGGAGGCTTAATGCTAGGCGTAGGCGCTCTACCCGAGGCATTTGCTCAAGCTGGAGCTACTTATGACCCCAATACCCCAACCCGATTTGGCGATGCAGAGGTCAATGCATGGGTCAGCATTAAACCGGATGACACGGTGTTCATTCGGGTGGCTCGCTCCGAGATGGGGCAAGGCACTCGCACTGGCTTAGCTCAACTGGTCACAGAGGAGCTAGAGTGCAATTGGAGAAAGGTAAAAACACAATCAGCAACTCCAGGGCAGAGTTTGGCTCGCAAACGCGTATGGGGGGAGCATGGCACTGGCGGCAGTCGTGGTATTCGGATATCAGAAGATTATGTGCGCCGAGGCGCAGCAGCAGCACGCATCATGCTCGTACAAGCTGCCGCCAATCAGTGGAATGTTCCCGTTAGCGAATTAAAGGTAGATAAAGGTGTCATTACGCATATTCCGACTGGACGCAAGACTACCTACGGCAAAGTTGCCGAGCTAGCATCTACCCTCACTCCACCCGACCCAAAATCGATTACCTTAAAAGATCCAAGAACTTGGAAGGTTGCCGGCCAGCCTTATGCCCGATTAGATACAGCCGATAAAGTCAACGGCAGCAAGGTATATGGCATTGATCTACAACTACCTGGAATGCTTTGCGCATCAGTCAAGTCGTGCCCTGTATTTGGGGGCAAGTTAGTAAGTTATGACGAAGCCAAGATCAGTAATCTGCGCGGAGTAAAAGGCATCGTCAAAATTGATGACAGCACTCTCGCAGTGGTAGCCGATACCTGGTGGCACGCTAATACCGCACTCAATGCCTTACCGATTGTTTGGGATGAAGGAAAGGCAGCCAACACCTCACAAGATGGCATCAATAAGACATTACGAGATGGCTTGGATGAACAAGGTGATTTCTGGCAACGTAAGGTTGGTGATGCTCCTGAAGTCATTCAGTCTTCCGCTAAAAAAGTAGAGGCGATTTATTTCACACCATATAGAGCTCACGTCACGATGGAGCCTATGAATGCGACAGTCAAGATTTCTGGTGATCGCGCGGAGGCTTGGGTACCCACGCAAAATGGTGAAGGTTCTCACGCAGCCCTGTCTGAAGCAACCGGTTTACCGTTGGCCAATTGCGAAGTCTATAAACTGGATTCAGGATGTGGCTTAGGTCGGCGTGGATCAACCCAAGACTTTACGACTTATGCAGCAAAAGTAGCGCAGAAGTTTCCTGGAGTTCCAGTGAAGGTGATTTGGAGTCGTGAAGAAGATATGACGCAGGATTTTTACCATCCGATTGCGATGGCAAAAATGACGGCAGGTTTGGATTCGACTGGTAATGTCACTGGCATGCATATTAAAGTTTCAGGCCCATCAATTAATGCGAGAGCTGCGCCCCATAATATTAAAAATGGTAAAGATGAGCGTCAGTTGCAAGGTTTTTATGAGAAGGGACCAGATGCGCAATTAGGCTATACCTTCCCTAACCTACTCACTGAATATGTGATGAAAAATACGCACATACCAGTCGGTCCCTGGCGCGGCGTGAATACCAATCAAAATGGTATTTTTATGGAATGCTTTATGGATGAATGTGCCCAGGCTGCAGGCAAGGATCCAGTGCAATTTAGGCGCGCATTAATGCAAAACCATCCCAAGCATCTAGGTGTTTTAAATGCCGTAGCCAAAAAGGCAGAGTGGGATAAGCCTCTGCCAGCGGGAACGTATCGTGGTGTTGCGCAATTTATGGGGTATGCCAGCTATTCTGCTTGCGTCGCTGAAGTCGCCGTCCAAAACAATGTGGTTAAGGTCAATCGTTTAGTGTTTGCATTAGATGCTGGTCACATTGTGAATCCGTATTTAGCTCGTGAGCAAATTGAAGGGTCCGTAGCAATGGCGCTTGGAGCGATCTTTCTTCCAGAAATTACGGTTGAAAAAGGTCGCATCAAACAACAGAACTTAGATACCTATCCACTGCTGAAATTGAGCTCCACACCTAGAATCGAAACCGTACTAGTTCCAACCTATGACTTTTGGGGTGGCGTTGGCGAACCTACCATTTGCGTTGTAGGCCCGGCTGTAGCAAATGCAATTTCTGCAGCAATCGGCAGACCGGTGCGCAACTTCCCGCTATCCAAGGAGAATCTGAGCCTAGCTTAA
- a CDS encoding amidohydrolase family protein — translation MNSTHAAPLCQAPDSEIRSPKIQFPPGAVDCHAHICGPALAFPYADERIYTPPDATLTQYESLLHVLGVERAVLVQPSVYGTDNRAMLAALTSKPDKFRGVAVIDPKISDAELEVMHHAGVRGIRCNVVDVADKTKGLPIDELTSIAKRIKPFGWHLELLAHVNEYPDLATTFANFPVDLVFGHFGYSHSRHGVNDPGFQGLLELLREQKAWVKMTGPYRICDGDFPYTDMRAFNDEVIQANSKRLIWGSDWPHVMVKKQMPHDADLCDLFGSWVTDPNLRKVILSDNPCMLYDYPAFIGTQ, via the coding sequence TTGAACTCAACTCACGCTGCACCACTCTGCCAAGCCCCAGATTCAGAAATTCGATCTCCAAAGATTCAATTTCCCCCTGGGGCGGTAGATTGTCATGCCCATATATGCGGGCCAGCTCTGGCGTTTCCTTATGCTGATGAGCGCATCTACACTCCGCCCGATGCTACGCTGACCCAATACGAATCTTTATTGCATGTGCTGGGTGTTGAGCGCGCCGTCTTAGTTCAGCCCAGCGTATACGGCACTGATAATCGAGCCATGCTCGCGGCACTCACCAGCAAGCCCGACAAATTTCGTGGGGTTGCAGTCATTGATCCCAAAATCTCCGATGCAGAATTAGAGGTCATGCATCATGCTGGTGTTCGTGGCATTCGTTGCAATGTTGTAGATGTTGCTGATAAAACAAAGGGTTTACCGATCGATGAATTAACTTCCATCGCTAAACGTATTAAACCTTTTGGCTGGCATTTGGAGTTACTTGCCCACGTTAATGAATACCCCGATCTCGCCACAACATTTGCAAACTTTCCAGTGGACTTGGTATTTGGGCACTTTGGCTATTCCCACTCAAGACATGGTGTGAATGACCCCGGCTTTCAAGGCTTACTAGAACTTCTACGAGAGCAAAAGGCTTGGGTCAAAATGACTGGTCCCTACCGTATTTGTGATGGGGACTTTCCTTATACAGATATGCGAGCATTCAATGATGAGGTAATTCAGGCCAACAGCAAGCGATTAATTTGGGGTAGCGATTGGCCTCACGTGATGGTCAAAAAGCAAATGCCACATGACGCTGATCTCTGCGATCTATTCGGGTCTTGGGTAACAGATCCAAACCTGAGAAAAGTAATTCTCTCGGACAATCCCTGTATGCTATACGACTATCCAGCCTTCATTGGTACTCAATAG
- a CDS encoding tripartite tricarboxylate transporter substrate binding protein gives MMQKILQSPRSLKRNLMLSLFISLGLSLNLISTAASAQSYPNRTVKMIVPLTAGSGADIAGRIVAKSLSETWKQSVIIENRPGAGGLIGTGAVVSAEPDGYTLLVQSASYAANPAIYKKLPYDPLKSLVDVDILGQTPYVLITSADGPYQSVRDLVIAAKSKPGEITFASAGVGSSTHLAAEYFNQMMGIKLIHVPYKGSPEAIQDTMAGRTAFYMAPLDTAIGQLKGGKVRALGVTSKARNAAVPDIPSIAELGYANFEIGLWFGVWAPAGTPAAIVKKINQDINLAMQSPEVKTAYEAKGIKATPMSPQEFGKFVREEMAKYQKIAKDANIEPQ, from the coding sequence ATGATGCAAAAGATATTGCAATCCCCTCGCTCACTGAAGCGCAACTTGATGTTGAGCTTATTCATTAGCCTAGGGCTTAGCCTCAACCTGATTTCTACGGCCGCCAGCGCGCAAAGCTACCCCAATCGCACAGTAAAGATGATTGTGCCCCTGACCGCGGGTTCTGGTGCTGATATTGCTGGTCGCATTGTTGCTAAAAGCCTTTCTGAGACTTGGAAACAATCCGTCATTATTGAAAATCGTCCTGGTGCTGGTGGCCTAATCGGTACTGGCGCGGTTGTAAGTGCCGAACCGGATGGCTACACTCTTCTGGTGCAATCAGCGTCATACGCGGCCAATCCAGCCATTTATAAAAAGCTGCCTTACGACCCACTCAAAAGCCTAGTGGATGTCGACATCCTTGGGCAAACACCTTATGTCTTAATTACCTCCGCAGATGGTCCTTATCAATCCGTTCGTGATTTAGTTATTGCGGCCAAGTCAAAGCCTGGCGAGATTACTTTTGCATCTGCAGGCGTTGGTAGCTCAACTCACCTTGCCGCTGAATACTTTAATCAAATGATGGGCATCAAGCTCATACACGTTCCTTACAAAGGCTCACCAGAAGCTATTCAAGATACGATGGCTGGACGCACCGCTTTTTATATGGCACCACTCGATACCGCCATCGGACAACTCAAAGGTGGGAAAGTGAGAGCGCTTGGTGTAACTAGTAAAGCGCGTAATGCTGCCGTACCAGATATTCCGAGCATCGCTGAGTTGGGTTATGCCAACTTTGAAATTGGTTTGTGGTTTGGTGTGTGGGCACCCGCTGGTACACCAGCTGCAATTGTGAAAAAGATTAATCAAGATATTAATTTGGCGATGCAATCTCCCGAAGTGAAAACCGCTTATGAAGCCAAGGGTATCAAAGCAACTCCCATGAGCCCACAAGAGTTCGGTAAGTTTGTGCGCGAAGAAATGGCGAAGTATCAGAAGATTGCTAAAGATGCCAACATCGAGCCTCAGTAA
- a CDS encoding sorbosone dehydrogenase family protein, producing MKSINTGMKVKLMPLVAALLASSVLGLQGCSTGSTAVTEAPKPAAAPAWKQGMGADMSTSKLAPLAGKMTATPASEIPLNNLKLPSGFKIEIYATGIPGAREMAMGDNGKIYVGTRAIGRVYEVSNNGKERTSRVVVDKLVQPSGVAYKNGSLYVMAIDKVLRYDGISKNPGVAPVDLTSKFNLPPEQHHNWKYIAFGPDGKLYVPFGAPCNICELPTPEYAQIRRYNPDGSGMEVLATGVRNTQGFDWHPVTKQLWFTNHGRDWMGDDKPNDTLHLLAKKGENFGFPYCHEGNMPDDKIVKPNPCEGVTQPVALLGAHAAVMGIKFYTGNMFPAEYKNVAFIARKGSWNRNVKSGYDVVTVKADADGKNAKVTPFITGFMNSSDQSFWGRPTFFMQMPDGSMLLTDEQLGAIYRITYSKK from the coding sequence ATGAAATCTATTAATACCGGCATGAAGGTGAAACTCATGCCATTAGTTGCAGCTTTATTGGCGTCCTCAGTGCTTGGTTTGCAGGGCTGTTCCACAGGATCTACAGCGGTAACAGAGGCGCCTAAGCCTGCTGCAGCACCAGCCTGGAAACAGGGAATGGGCGCAGATATGTCCACTTCAAAGTTGGCTCCCTTGGCAGGCAAGATGACTGCTACCCCAGCTAGTGAGATTCCCCTGAATAATCTCAAGTTACCCTCAGGTTTCAAGATTGAAATCTATGCGACCGGCATTCCTGGTGCTCGTGAAATGGCTATGGGTGATAACGGCAAGATTTATGTTGGTACCCGTGCAATTGGCCGTGTTTATGAGGTCAGCAATAACGGCAAAGAGCGCACTAGTCGTGTGGTGGTTGATAAGTTAGTGCAGCCCTCAGGTGTGGCGTATAAGAATGGATCACTTTATGTCATGGCGATTGATAAAGTCTTACGTTATGACGGCATTAGTAAGAATCCTGGCGTAGCGCCAGTCGATTTAACTTCTAAGTTTAATTTGCCACCAGAGCAGCACCATAACTGGAAATACATTGCCTTTGGTCCGGATGGAAAGTTATATGTTCCTTTTGGCGCACCTTGTAATATTTGTGAGTTACCCACTCCTGAATATGCTCAGATTCGTCGCTACAATCCAGACGGCTCCGGCATGGAAGTATTGGCGACAGGTGTAAGAAATACTCAGGGATTTGACTGGCATCCAGTGACAAAGCAACTCTGGTTTACAAATCATGGACGCGATTGGATGGGTGACGACAAGCCAAATGACACCCTACATCTGCTTGCTAAAAAGGGTGAAAATTTTGGCTTCCCATACTGCCATGAAGGCAATATGCCAGACGATAAAATTGTTAAACCTAATCCATGCGAAGGTGTGACTCAGCCAGTAGCACTGTTAGGTGCTCATGCTGCAGTGATGGGTATTAAGTTCTATACCGGCAATATGTTCCCTGCAGAATATAAAAACGTAGCATTTATTGCACGTAAGGGCTCTTGGAATCGTAATGTTAAATCTGGTTATGACGTAGTTACTGTGAAGGCTGATGCAGATGGTAAAAATGCCAAGGTAACCCCGTTTATCACCGGTTTCATGAACTCCAGCGATCAATCATTCTGGGGTCGTCCTACATTCTTTATGCAAATGCCCGATGGATCTATGTTGCTGACAGATGAGCAATTAGGAGCAATTTACAGAATCACCTACAGCAAAAAATAA
- a CDS encoding type II toxin-antitoxin system death-on-curing family toxin, with protein sequence MLFITMQDIMLMHGVLINRFGGSQGLRNKASLEAALMRPQSGYYPDVISQAAALFESLIINHPFIDGNKRIAFAAMDTFLRINNKRLNTDSMEAYRQIMHMFKVQELKFDQIDAWLRTICK encoded by the coding sequence ATGCTCTTTATTACCATGCAAGACATCATGCTGATGCACGGTGTCTTGATTAATAGATTTGGTGGATCACAGGGCTTAAGAAACAAAGCAAGTCTTGAGGCGGCGTTAATGCGCCCTCAATCAGGCTACTACCCAGATGTTATTTCTCAGGCAGCGGCATTGTTTGAAAGCCTCATCATTAATCACCCTTTCATTGATGGCAATAAAAGAATTGCCTTTGCTGCAATGGATACTTTTTTACGCATCAATAACAAGAGACTCAATACAGATTCGATGGAAGCCTATCGTCAAATAATGCATATGTTCAAAGTGCAGGAGCTCAAGTTCGACCAAATTGATGCATGGCTCCGAACTATCTGCAAATAA
- a CDS encoding (2Fe-2S)-binding protein, whose translation MQLSVNGKIHNIDVEPSMPLLWAIREVVGLTGTKYGCGVAQCGACTVYLNGEPVRSCSLPVSAVGTAKITTIEALSKNNTHPVQQAWITLDVPQCGYCQSGQVMAAAALLKRIPKPTDADIDSAMGNLCRCGTYQKIRDGIHVASGQKKLAEVLAQYDASPSTRG comes from the coding sequence ATGCAGCTATCAGTTAATGGCAAGATTCACAATATAGATGTCGAGCCAAGCATGCCCTTGCTATGGGCCATTCGTGAAGTAGTGGGCCTTACCGGAACGAAGTATGGATGTGGTGTGGCTCAGTGTGGCGCTTGTACGGTTTATCTCAATGGTGAACCCGTGCGCTCTTGCTCATTACCAGTCTCTGCAGTAGGTACAGCCAAAATTACAACAATTGAGGCGCTTTCTAAAAACAATACGCATCCCGTGCAGCAAGCCTGGATTACTCTTGATGTTCCTCAGTGCGGTTATTGCCAATCTGGACAGGTAATGGCTGCTGCTGCTCTATTGAAGAGAATTCCAAAACCTACTGATGCTGACATAGATAGTGCCATGGGTAATCTCTGTCGCTGTGGTACCTATCAAAAGATTCGTGACGGAATTCATGTTGCCTCTGGTCAGAAGAAATTGGCAGAAGTACTGGCTCAGTACGACGCATCTCCTTCAACACGCGGCTAA
- the pcaD gene encoding 3-oxoadipate enol-lactonase encodes MSQKLEKQIIKINGVDIAYRFDGPSDGHVVMMANSLMSDCSMWDWNVPALSDRYRVLRFDKRGHGDSETTPAPYSIPQLADDAVALLDALKIDKVHFIGLSMGGMIGQQLGARFPERVYSLSLCDTASEMPPRSLWEERFELARKEGIAGLVDGTIKRWFTGPFIARAPQDIAKVRGMILGTGVEGYLGCASAVRDMAQTTMLLKIKAPTLILTGRQDPACTVDQAIVLNRMIDGSKLVILEDAAHLSNIEQPEEFNRTVRDFIDTVDNTL; translated from the coding sequence ATGAGCCAAAAACTAGAAAAACAGATCATCAAGATCAACGGGGTCGATATTGCCTATCGTTTTGATGGCCCTAGTGACGGCCATGTGGTGATGATGGCGAATAGCCTGATGTCAGATTGCAGTATGTGGGATTGGAATGTGCCTGCATTAAGCGATCGTTATCGAGTCCTCCGTTTTGATAAACGGGGCCATGGCGATTCAGAAACAACCCCGGCACCCTACAGCATCCCCCAATTGGCTGATGATGCGGTTGCTCTATTGGATGCCCTGAAGATTGATAAAGTGCATTTCATTGGACTCTCAATGGGCGGCATGATTGGTCAGCAACTAGGTGCTCGTTTTCCGGAGCGCGTTTATTCTCTATCCCTCTGTGACACAGCAAGTGAAATGCCCCCTCGTAGTTTGTGGGAAGAGCGTTTTGAGCTTGCGCGCAAAGAAGGTATTGCCGGTTTAGTGGATGGCACTATTAAGCGTTGGTTTACTGGCCCATTTATTGCGCGCGCACCTCAAGATATTGCCAAAGTGCGGGGGATGATATTGGGTACCGGGGTTGAGGGTTATCTAGGGTGTGCAAGTGCTGTTAGGGATATGGCGCAAACTACCATGCTCTTAAAAATCAAGGCCCCAACGTTGATTCTGACAGGGCGTCAGGATCCAGCCTGTACGGTAGATCAAGCAATTGTGCTCAATCGTATGATTGATGGCTCGAAGTTAGTCATACTGGAGGATGCAGCGCATCTTTCTAACATCGAGCAGCCCGAGGAATTTAATCGCACTGTCCGTGACTTTATTGATACAGTGGACAACACTTTGTAG
- a CDS encoding TonB-dependent receptor, whose translation MAFITPLALAQIAPPPNYDQKLSDVVVNATRSDTPLDRMPLNTTILTKEVLEGSPDQTIDQVLKNVPGVFLNDVPYYQKDPTGQSINVRGLGYGRTLVLIDGLPANDAFYGTVQWNLVPMSSIESVEFIRGGVSSLWGNYGMGGVININTKTPKNSSQDVSASYGSFGTGNIAASKDLIVSDAMQMRFSADYFSSEGFQNYATISPGSPSNIKNGMGTDTVKNSNVRLQNYFKPTQDTNAFLRMGYSTMSDLSNNYAIAPNLIQMADIAAGSTTQLDANKKTQVNVYYQATNFYKQTANNLSAAPFRPYVNANYTDPYSTVGASAQYTHDLKVAGIDQYIIGVDARNISASNQTNSLSTAGAVSSVSYAQGQQNFYGLLGQIKSSASSIPLEATLGARIDQWNSQTPSSYNAGAGGSNPQYQAIPNQSKTQLSPSLGLLYKANKNWDLRSAAYQAFHAPSMNNTLRSYGNSISGYSLANPNLTPETMTGYELGTDYRWKSGFAQLTAFNNYIQNAITSYKITTANWAFANSLCGTSGLSGCSSTSLTPGYTNVSYYTNQQNLLSRGIELQYHHDLNAQWALDGGYSYTSTILTWSATTDPINTQVGGVPKNMANAGITYYPIPQASLTTTVRYVGNSWMSTGTLPVPAYAVVGLKANYQLTQQASIFASVVNLFNRQYVTFNIASQASAYQAGMPQALSVGARINF comes from the coding sequence TTGGCTTTTATTACGCCATTAGCTCTGGCGCAAATTGCTCCCCCACCCAATTACGATCAAAAGTTAAGTGATGTGGTGGTCAATGCCACTCGCTCTGATACGCCCTTGGATCGGATGCCACTGAACACGACGATTTTGACCAAAGAGGTATTGGAGGGTTCCCCAGATCAAACCATCGATCAGGTACTTAAAAATGTGCCGGGTGTATTTCTGAATGATGTGCCGTACTATCAAAAGGACCCGACAGGGCAGAGTATTAATGTGCGCGGTTTGGGTTATGGGCGCACATTGGTATTGATTGATGGGTTGCCTGCAAACGATGCTTTTTATGGAACGGTGCAGTGGAATTTAGTTCCCATGTCCTCGATTGAGTCTGTTGAATTTATTCGCGGCGGTGTATCTAGCCTGTGGGGTAATTACGGCATGGGTGGCGTTATCAATATCAATACTAAGACGCCCAAGAACAGTTCCCAGGATGTATCTGCTAGTTACGGGTCCTTTGGCACTGGCAATATTGCTGCCTCTAAGGACCTCATTGTTTCAGATGCAATGCAGATGCGGTTCTCAGCAGATTATTTTTCAAGTGAGGGTTTTCAAAACTACGCCACAATTTCTCCGGGCTCACCAAGCAATATTAAAAATGGGATGGGTACGGATACGGTTAAGAATTCGAATGTGCGTTTGCAGAATTATTTCAAGCCAACACAAGATACCAATGCCTTTTTACGCATGGGCTACAGCACGATGTCCGATTTAAGTAATAACTATGCAATAGCGCCTAATTTAATTCAAATGGCGGATATTGCAGCGGGCTCAACAACGCAATTGGATGCGAACAAAAAGACTCAGGTCAACGTGTATTACCAGGCAACGAACTTTTATAAGCAGACTGCGAATAATTTAAGTGCTGCACCATTTAGGCCATACGTTAACGCAAACTATACGGATCCTTACTCTACTGTGGGTGCTTCAGCTCAGTACACTCATGATTTAAAGGTTGCAGGAATTGATCAATATATTATTGGTGTTGATGCGAGAAATATTTCTGCATCAAATCAAACAAATAGTTTATCTACAGCTGGCGCTGTAAGCTCTGTAAGTTATGCACAGGGGCAGCAAAATTTTTATGGCCTCTTAGGCCAGATTAAATCGAGCGCTAGCAGCATTCCTCTTGAAGCTACTTTAGGTGCGCGTATTGATCAATGGAATAGCCAGACCCCAAGCTCATACAACGCTGGTGCAGGTGGTTCTAATCCCCAATATCAGGCAATTCCCAATCAAAGCAAAACCCAATTAAGCCCTTCATTGGGTTTGCTCTATAAGGCAAATAAAAACTGGGATTTGCGAAGTGCAGCCTATCAGGCTTTTCATGCGCCCAGTATGAATAACACCTTGCGTAGTTATGGGAATTCTATTAGTGGCTACTCTTTAGCAAACCCGAATTTAACTCCTGAGACGATGACGGGCTACGAGCTTGGAACGGATTACCGCTGGAAAAGTGGATTTGCTCAGTTAACAGCATTTAACAATTACATTCAAAATGCCATTACGAGCTACAAAATTACCACCGCAAATTGGGCGTTCGCGAACAGTCTGTGTGGAACGTCAGGTCTGTCGGGCTGCTCTTCAACTAGCTTGACGCCTGGCTATACCAATGTGAGTTACTACACTAATCAGCAAAACTTGCTTAGTCGTGGAATTGAGCTGCAATACCATCATGACCTTAATGCGCAATGGGCATTGGATGGGGGATACAGCTACACAAGCACAATTCTGACCTGGAGTGCCACTACAGATCCTATCAATACACAGGTAGGTGGCGTTCCTAAAAATATGGCGAATGCTGGAATTACTTACTACCCAATTCCTCAGGCAAGCTTAACTACTACAGTGCGTTATGTTGGTAACTCTTGGATGTCTACCGGCACTTTGCCAGTGCCCGCTTATGCAGTTGTTGGTTTAAAAGCTAACTACCAACTCACGCAACAAGCCTCCATCTTTGCCTCAGTAGTCAATTTATTTAACCGTCAATATGTGACATTTAATATTGCCAGTCAGGCATCTGCTTACCAAGCGGGTATGCCACAGGCTTTATCAGTTGGTGCGCGTATCAACTTTTAA